From Candidatus Pedobacter colombiensis, one genomic window encodes:
- a CDS encoding serine/threonine-protein kinase, with translation MSKVFTITEGLENLGALSTGGQGSVYKGKRVGTIITAVKIMPTPIHTESEDDKNFIKFKNEVEKLKKVNEVPNPNVVKILGSGLTESGSFPFIEMEYIEGPDLEKLLMPPHSPIFTIHEVIKLAEQLANALAHCHRVGIKHGDVKSNNVKFNTDTGNYVLLDFGLAIMSDEQRRTSLRHAGAVEFMAPEQHDGEMFFQTDIYSYGIILYELLAGTVPFPLINKNESSRNQVMVSHIEAAVPDLMALRRNRLPESWDLEKKKKEMHVPQWLLQVIHKCLEKNPEKRYANGAALQDAIIHRGGELVEAAKLVASPNSFYQKEVKPETPTSSDDISLSKPVFAIMILSIIILGMLSAYGLFMKNDGGNHQAVLDTAATAKVDTSSVVPEYHVDTTTQMQPVQIDTAAQKAEIDSLKKEYEAQMAASAKAAEAKAKETGPIIVSEGKKYQLPKGVVYFYEAANGNSPKNGVLGLWNNAKFNVIEEDNGFIYVTHTNKDGQVTKGWLNKNDLKEVKE, from the coding sequence ATGAGTAAAGTTTTTACGATAACAGAAGGATTAGAAAATCTTGGCGCTTTGAGCACGGGCGGCCAGGGTTCTGTTTATAAGGGTAAACGAGTTGGCACCATCATCACGGCTGTGAAGATTATGCCTACCCCTATACATACAGAGAGTGAGGATGATAAGAACTTCATCAAGTTTAAAAATGAGGTAGAGAAGCTAAAAAAGGTAAACGAGGTACCGAACCCCAATGTGGTAAAAATACTGGGCTCTGGACTTACTGAAAGCGGCTCCTTCCCTTTTATAGAAATGGAGTACATTGAAGGTCCAGATCTGGAGAAACTTTTAATGCCACCACACAGCCCCATCTTTACCATTCATGAGGTAATTAAACTGGCTGAACAATTGGCCAATGCGCTTGCGCATTGTCACCGTGTGGGCATTAAGCATGGCGACGTAAAAAGCAACAATGTAAAGTTCAATACCGATACGGGCAATTATGTATTACTTGATTTTGGTTTGGCAATTATGTCTGATGAACAACGCCGCACCAGTTTACGACATGCTGGCGCGGTAGAGTTTATGGCTCCGGAGCAGCATGATGGAGAAATGTTTTTTCAGACGGATATATACAGCTATGGCATCATACTTTATGAATTGCTTGCCGGTACGGTTCCTTTTCCATTGATTAACAAGAATGAGAGCTCACGCAATCAGGTGATGGTTTCGCATATAGAGGCCGCAGTTCCCGATTTGATGGCTTTGCGGAGAAACCGTTTACCGGAAAGCTGGGATCTGGAAAAGAAAAAAAAGGAAATGCATGTACCACAATGGCTATTGCAAGTCATTCATAAATGCCTGGAAAAGAATCCCGAAAAGCGGTACGCCAATGGCGCTGCATTACAAGATGCCATTATACATCGTGGTGGTGAATTGGTGGAAGCTGCAAAGTTGGTTGCTTCCCCTAATTCCTTTTACCAAAAGGAGGTTAAGCCGGAAACACCCACTTCTTCTGATGACATAAGCTTATCTAAACCGGTGTTTGCCATCATGATTTTATCCATCATTATATTGGGTATGCTTTCTGCCTATGGGCTATTTATGAAAAACGATGGTGGCAATCATCAAGCTGTTTTGGATACGGCAGCCACTGCAAAAGTTGACACCAGTAGTGTTGTACCGGAATATCATGTAGATACAACTACCCAAATGCAGCCTGTGCAAATTGATACCGCCGCGCAAAAGGCTGAGATTGATAGTCTAAAAAAGGAATATGAAGCCCAAATGGCCGCTTCAGCAAAGGCGGCTGAGGCGAAAGCTAAGGAAACAGGACCGATAATCGTTAGCGAAGGTAAAAAATATCAGCTTCCAAAGGGAGTTGTTTATTTCTATGAAGCAGCAAATGGCAATTCGCCTAAAAATGGCGTATTGGGTTTATGGAACAACGCGAAATTTAACGTAATTGAAGAAGATAATGGCTTTATTTACGTAACGCATACCAATAAAGACGGTCAGGTTACTAAAGGCTGGTTAAATAAAAACGATCTTAAAGAGGTTAAGGAGTAA
- a CDS encoding protein phosphatase 2C domain-containing protein, whose protein sequence is MDRNYFGITDTGKLRSNNEDTFIAERIAGTEFVLACVIDGVGGYTGGEVAAAIARDTILKLIDKPGGDLSLLMQSAITEANDQILAAKQENKEYEDMACVLTVALADLKNNQFHYAHVGDTRLYLLRDSSLIKISKDQSFVGFMEDSGRLTEEQAMQHPKRNEINKALGFAGNIGVQEDYIETGNSPFLPGDVILLCSDGLSDMVNKQTITDVLLKDTELEEKGIELIDAANQNGGLDNITIVLVKNNKAAFVHEVTKPAARPKKDKILPAITETTTPQEKTTEQQVETVKTEQSIQNKATPISPLLIFIAFVVLAAITYFLWKQSSGDTNNEPHPKVDSTLYAKNAQALKLQDTLNKLTGNILILDDSVFKSPILISEPIKITRDSLYLKASGKITLKSDSGYKGQPFLIEATNKSVLLENFTLENFDTVSALQRKGVLLKNVQFIRTDAPAVKPNK, encoded by the coding sequence ATGGATAGAAATTATTTTGGAATAACTGATACCGGAAAATTACGCAGCAATAATGAAGATACCTTTATTGCCGAAAGAATAGCGGGGACAGAATTTGTCCTTGCCTGTGTAATAGATGGGGTTGGTGGCTATACCGGTGGTGAAGTTGCAGCGGCCATTGCCCGAGACACGATATTAAAGCTGATCGACAAGCCAGGTGGTGACTTATCGCTATTAATGCAGTCAGCAATTACCGAGGCAAATGATCAGATCCTTGCCGCAAAACAGGAAAACAAGGAATATGAAGACATGGCTTGTGTGCTGACTGTAGCGCTGGCAGACCTTAAAAATAACCAATTCCATTATGCCCATGTTGGCGACACCCGCTTGTATTTACTACGCGACAGCTCTTTAATAAAAATATCTAAAGATCAGTCATTTGTAGGCTTCATGGAAGATTCGGGACGCCTAACCGAGGAGCAAGCCATGCAACATCCCAAGCGTAATGAGATCAATAAAGCATTAGGCTTTGCAGGCAATATTGGCGTGCAGGAAGATTATATAGAAACAGGAAATTCTCCTTTTTTACCTGGTGATGTGATCCTGCTATGCAGTGATGGTTTATCAGATATGGTGAATAAGCAAACCATCACCGATGTACTCTTAAAAGACACTGAACTTGAAGAAAAGGGTATCGAGCTTATTGATGCAGCTAACCAAAATGGGGGTCTTGATAACATTACGATAGTGCTTGTCAAAAATAACAAAGCAGCATTCGTTCACGAAGTTACAAAACCTGCGGCTCGCCCTAAGAAGGATAAAATTTTACCAGCAATAACTGAAACAACAACTCCTCAGGAAAAAACAACGGAACAACAAGTTGAAACTGTCAAAACTGAACAATCCATACAAAATAAAGCAACCCCGATAAGCCCCTTATTGATTTTTATAGCTTTTGTAGTACTGGCAGCAATAACGTATTTTTTATGGAAACAATCATCCGGCGACACCAATAATGAACCACATCCAAAAGTAGATTCTACACTATATGCTAAAAATGCTCAGGCCTTAAAGTTGCAGGACACCCTGAACAAACTTACCGGAAACATCTTGATACTGGATGATTCTGTGTTTAAATCACCTATACTGATTAGCGAACCGATTAAAATAACCAGAGATAGCTTGTATTTGAAAGCTTCAGGCAAAATCACCCTAAAAAGCGACTCAGGATACAAAGGACAACCTTTTTTAATTGAAGCTACCAATAAAAGCGTTTTACTGGAAAACTTTACTTTGGAGAACTTTGATACTGTGAGCGCATTGCAACGAAAAGGTGTATTGCTAAAAAATGTACAATTCATCAGAACGGATGCTCCGGCTGTAAAACCTAACAAATAG
- a CDS encoding Hsp20/alpha crystallin family protein encodes MTLVKFNNRTRNTAPYFNNVFDSLFSEALNKNLTINKVPGVNILETEADYKIELAAPGLTKEDFQINLKKDTLSVWAEKKVSETEEKKDYTRKEFDYFSFARSFVLPESVDGDKITAEYTNGILNITIGKKDESKSATKEIKVS; translated from the coding sequence ATGACACTAGTAAAATTTAACAACAGAACCAGGAATACCGCACCTTATTTTAACAATGTATTCGACTCATTGTTTAGTGAAGCATTAAATAAGAATTTAACTATTAATAAAGTTCCGGGGGTGAACATTTTAGAGACTGAGGCAGATTACAAGATTGAATTGGCTGCACCGGGCTTAACAAAAGAAGATTTTCAAATCAACCTTAAAAAAGATACATTATCAGTTTGGGCTGAGAAAAAAGTCAGCGAAACTGAAGAAAAGAAAGACTACACAAGAAAAGAGTTTGACTACTTTTCTTTCGCAAGATCGTTTGTCTTGCCAGAAAGTGTAGATGGAGATAAAATAACAGCTGAATATACCAATGGTATCTTAAACATTACCATAGGTAAGAAAGATGAGTCTAAGTCAGCTACTAAAGAAATAAAAGTTTCATAA
- a CDS encoding FHA domain-containing protein, which translates to MFNLFNKRNPEPPQDVKAIRELLLTAIKQELQKLEGGEGKHIKGLALLIGCLPAEKFMYESAVFAEDEGRFKNEIQRIADDFAIDLPQNWTMQINFVEELPGDAIKLKGINASLYIRTPEHVVVTKSKTAYIRTLNGESEKMAYKIGPENGKINIGREHKVQVSDGFFRINHIAFPDASFNEANKFISRQHAHIEWDSNTGSFLLFADEGGIPPRNKVKIRSLGEHNPVKLNVTELGHILMEGDQIILGELAVLEFSYIEVDNN; encoded by the coding sequence ATGTTTAATCTATTTAACAAACGTAATCCGGAGCCACCACAGGATGTAAAAGCCATTAGAGAGCTATTGCTAACGGCTATAAAACAAGAATTACAAAAGCTTGAAGGTGGCGAAGGCAAACATATTAAAGGTCTGGCTTTGCTTATCGGCTGCTTACCGGCAGAGAAATTCATGTACGAATCAGCGGTATTTGCCGAAGATGAAGGCCGTTTTAAAAATGAAATACAGCGCATAGCAGATGATTTTGCTATTGACCTGCCTCAAAACTGGACCATGCAAATCAACTTTGTAGAAGAATTGCCTGGTGATGCCATAAAACTGAAGGGCATCAATGCTTCCCTTTATATCAGAACGCCGGAACATGTGGTAGTGACCAAATCTAAAACAGCTTACATTCGTACTTTGAATGGAGAGTCAGAGAAAATGGCCTATAAAATTGGTCCTGAAAATGGTAAAATCAATATTGGAAGAGAACATAAGGTACAGGTTAGCGATGGCTTTTTCCGCATCAACCATATTGCATTTCCTGACGCCAGTTTCAATGAAGCTAATAAATTCATCAGTAGGCAACATGCACATATTGAATGGGATAGCAATACAGGCTCGTTTCTGTTATTTGCAGACGAAGGTGGCATACCTCCCAGAAACAAGGTAAAAATCAGGTCGCTTGGCGAGCATAACCCGGTAAAATTAAATGTAACCGAACTGGGTCACATATTAATGGAAGGCGACCAGATTATTCTGGGCGAACTTGCAGTTTTAGAATTTAGCTATATTGAAGTCGATAATAATTAA
- a CDS encoding VOC family protein, whose protein sequence is MEKISAHTNALNWFEIPVIDTARAKKFYESIFDIKMDTQDMMDMEMTFFPFDMQSQNGKVSGALVKSDMHKPGLEGTIVYLNANPTIQTVIDKIEPAGGKVVMPKTLINEQVGYMAFFIDPEGNRMALHAGG, encoded by the coding sequence ATGGAAAAGATCAGCGCACATACAAATGCATTAAACTGGTTTGAAATACCCGTTATTGACACCGCAAGAGCGAAAAAGTTTTATGAGTCTATTTTTGATATTAAGATGGATACTCAGGATATGATGGATATGGAAATGACATTTTTTCCTTTCGACATGCAATCTCAGAACGGTAAGGTTTCGGGTGCTTTGGTAAAAAGCGATATGCACAAACCTGGGTTAGAGGGTACAATTGTTTACCTTAATGCCAATCCTACCATTCAGACGGTGATCGATAAGATTGAGCCTGCCGGTGGTAAGGTGGTTATGCCTAAAACATTAATCAATGAACAAGTGGGGTACATGGCGTTCTTCATAGACCCTGAAGGAAACCGTATGGCATTACATGCCGGTGGTTAA
- a CDS encoding dihydroneopterin aldolase yields the protein MPQDRNYIQTVALKDVKCFALHGYYPEEQLTGIYFMVDAVVEFTRFGDTENLQHTVNYEVLNTIILAEMAKTQKMLETVIKNVIDRILDAYPFVLTATVGIRKLNPPMPGEVGHSFVQLSYKAS from the coding sequence ATGCCCCAAGATCGTAATTATATTCAGACAGTTGCACTTAAAGATGTTAAATGTTTTGCTTTACATGGCTATTATCCGGAAGAGCAGTTGACTGGTATTTATTTTATGGTTGATGCTGTAGTGGAATTTACTCGTTTTGGTGATACTGAAAATTTACAGCACACCGTAAATTATGAAGTATTAAATACCATTATATTAGCGGAAATGGCTAAAACTCAGAAAATGCTGGAAACGGTAATCAAAAATGTAATAGATCGTATCCTTGATGCTTATCCATTTGTCTTAACCGCTACTGTGGGCATCAGAAAGTTAAATCCGCCCATGCCCGGCGAAGTAGGGCACTCATTTGTACAGTTGAGTTATAAAGCTTCTTAA
- a CDS encoding thioesterase family protein, whose amino-acid sequence MIFKTFWRNKNKKQDKKTETINPLDSFKYKTAIETRFADFDMLGHVNNAVYFTYLEIARAKYWNQAIQWDWKKTGVVIAQASLDYILPVFIEDKISMYVRTSKIGNSSFDLEYILVKLIQDKEEICNRGKTTCVAFDYATKRSFPIPQEERERMITFEQLQF is encoded by the coding sequence ATGATATTTAAGACATTTTGGCGCAATAAAAACAAAAAGCAAGACAAAAAGACAGAAACAATCAATCCTTTAGACAGTTTTAAGTATAAAACCGCAATAGAAACTCGTTTTGCAGATTTTGATATGTTGGGCCATGTAAACAATGCAGTATATTTTACTTACCTGGAAATAGCCAGAGCAAAGTACTGGAACCAGGCGATACAGTGGGACTGGAAAAAAACCGGGGTAGTAATAGCCCAAGCTTCACTGGACTATATTTTACCTGTTTTTATAGAAGATAAGATCAGCATGTACGTGCGAACATCTAAAATTGGAAATAGCAGCTTCGACTTAGAATATATATTGGTAAAGCTGATACAAGACAAGGAAGAAATATGTAACCGCGGAAAAACCACTTGCGTGGCTTTTGATTATGCAACTAAACGCTCTTTCCCTATACCACAAGAAGAAAGAGAAAGGATGATTACTTTTGAGCAATTACAGTTTTAA
- a CDS encoding acyl-CoA dehydrogenase family protein produces MNKSAKKDLYEAPDYYLIDELLSEEHKLIRSTARDWVKKEVSPIIEDYAQKAEFPKHIINGLGEIGAFGPTIPVEYGGAGLDYIAYGILMQEIERGDSGIRSTASVQGSLVMYPIFTYGTEEQRRKYLPKLATGELMGCFGLTEPDHGSNPGGMVTNIKDKGDHYLLNGAKMWISNAPFADIAVVWAKDESGKIRGMIVERGMEGFTTPETHGKWSLRASATGELVFDNVKVPKENIFPNITGLKGPLGCLNQARYGIAWGALGAAMDCYDTALRYSKERIQFGKPIGGFQLQQKKLAEMITEITKGQLLVWRLGVLKGENRASSEQISMAKRNSVEIALDVARNARQMLGGMGITGEYSIMRHMMNLESVVTYEGTHDIHLLITGMDITGLNAFK; encoded by the coding sequence ATGAACAAATCTGCGAAAAAAGATCTTTACGAAGCCCCTGATTACTACTTAATAGACGAACTACTATCTGAAGAGCATAAGCTAATCCGTTCTACTGCCAGAGATTGGGTAAAAAAAGAAGTAAGTCCGATTATTGAAGATTATGCACAAAAAGCTGAGTTTCCTAAGCATATTATTAATGGATTGGGAGAAATCGGTGCCTTTGGTCCTACTATTCCGGTCGAATATGGTGGTGCTGGTTTAGATTATATAGCTTATGGCATATTGATGCAGGAAATTGAACGTGGAGACTCTGGCATCAGATCAACAGCTTCCGTGCAAGGATCATTGGTTATGTACCCTATATTTACTTATGGCACGGAAGAGCAACGTCGTAAATACCTACCAAAACTCGCGACAGGCGAACTGATGGGCTGTTTTGGTTTAACTGAACCCGACCATGGTTCGAACCCAGGTGGAATGGTGACCAATATTAAAGATAAGGGTGATCATTACTTGCTGAATGGTGCAAAAATGTGGATCTCTAATGCTCCTTTTGCTGATATCGCTGTGGTATGGGCAAAGGATGAGTCGGGTAAGATAAGAGGAATGATCGTAGAACGCGGCATGGAAGGTTTTACAACCCCCGAAACACATGGTAAATGGAGCTTAAGAGCTTCGGCTACCGGCGAACTGGTGTTTGACAATGTGAAGGTTCCGAAAGAGAACATCTTCCCCAACATTACCGGATTAAAAGGTCCGCTAGGTTGCTTAAACCAGGCACGCTACGGTATAGCATGGGGTGCTTTAGGTGCAGCAATGGATTGCTACGATACTGCTTTACGATATTCAAAAGAACGCATTCAATTCGGGAAACCTATTGGTGGTTTTCAGTTACAGCAAAAAAAGCTGGCAGAGATGATCACTGAAATTACAAAAGGTCAGCTTTTGGTATGGCGACTTGGCGTGCTTAAGGGTGAAAACAGAGCTTCTTCGGAACAAATATCAATGGCAAAAAGAAACAGCGTTGAAATTGCATTGGATGTAGCCAGAAACGCCAGACAAATGCTGGGCGGCATGGGCATAACCGGCGAGTACTCAATTATGCGCCATATGATGAACTTAGAATCAGTAGTAACCTACGAGGGTACACACGATATACACTTACTAATAACCGGAATGGACATAACCGGATTAAATGCGTTTAAATAG
- a CDS encoding FtsW/RodA/SpoVE family cell cycle protein: MSKQSITTPNRKVERIFLLLITLVLGALFVTLYHAQQQNFADVPQRLANGTMVNINAANPGKQIKTLLNKGYYFEDKKDIDLIENVVTSGIPLYKEAIDNIGELNKRKFFVPADIAFTQGGKNFKERVIASRLLLGFTGSDSLKYKEEQQRPQQLPAQKDFAKGNYGIKGKIVDTAGKPASGVLVRLQMILPQDTAYTEADVVNDFIAYLRTDANGEYNFQHLPDDKAYGVLPLKPGFQFGRSQGLEDLDKNTTLNFRQSPHSIKLFSTRDFKILKKEKSLIVRTPADYNKWYWIIAVSFFAGFFLLHLLMSVKYPQADQLILPIIMLMTGISFLTLLSLQDPLRDRFLARDSLIFYGIGVFSICIMLSIQMRKFNVDSRWYRMLLVKNAYSKAKGWQWAIMALCLLAMTIIFGTGPEGSGVKVNLFGVQPSEIVKYGIILFLAGFFASNERFITEYSSWRKRWIFFSFALFAMVVAILMYLLLGDLGPAMVVCFTFIILFSFSRGDFMMMVTAIIIYVFSAWFLNVWIATLVTAVLVSLIMVINKKTSESAIMIVMVMAAFLLIDQVPYLDKLIPGPVNRLTERKSIWQDPWNNEVYGGDQVANGIWAIASGGISGQGVGQAFAKTIPEAHTDMILPAIGEEFGWTGIIGIFILFLIFLHRAILIGRQTGMPFLFYLCAGVGISLFIQFLLIAGGSTGALPLSGVALPFISYGGSSLVANMLAAGFLLSVSKVKGTTVQMAYITKQQDKNLVPALLAATIAIILLTMTVSNYITHNEKWVVQPALVADKSGARMFSYNPRIAILMNKLAAGDLYDRNGRILATSKPEHIRKQQHELHAAGINYDLDSAEHKRVDRYYPFEEQLFFWVGDNNTGVFNGSTNGYFAEYEHAAELRGFKTPTVSFNTHANKYHEDRFLPKGVKEMTVSKRDYTALAPLLLSGINSAEVEAFKRRNRDVKLTIDAGLQTSIQNTMAQDTAIRNSRVSVVIMEDATGDVLASAVYPLPPIKNWDLLNMPITEQNKLTGWYTTADLGFTTATPPGSTAKVLTTMAAFNKLGPNAANRVFTVSSEERIRTKGVEPDETGRINLERALVKSNNVYFIKIANEEHLQNEMATLYLKTGMFLRGVGGYYYDRDTNNLKQEDKWRALWEKTEFNTKPKYDPARIRRTRAKGISGMAWGQGELIATPAAVARLVSGVANKGKLVANRYVLKISDSATLVNPAIKIANDPQYADLITGYMLKQSENKTYTLGLKVAGKTGTPERIWKDQKINDGWYTFFAPRANGKGHIVVCIRIESTRGSSKAVKLAGQHVIPALLKLGYLSKEKNE; encoded by the coding sequence ATGAGCAAACAATCAATTACCACCCCCAATAGAAAGGTTGAGCGTATCTTCTTACTGCTCATTACTCTTGTCTTGGGTGCTTTGTTTGTTACGCTATACCATGCCCAGCAGCAAAATTTCGCTGATGTACCTCAGCGACTGGCTAATGGAACAATGGTGAATATCAATGCTGCTAATCCCGGTAAACAAATTAAAACCCTGTTGAATAAAGGCTATTACTTTGAGGACAAAAAGGATATCGATCTGATTGAAAATGTGGTCACAAGTGGTATCCCATTGTATAAAGAAGCGATTGACAATATTGGCGAACTCAATAAACGCAAGTTTTTTGTGCCAGCCGACATCGCTTTTACACAGGGTGGAAAAAACTTTAAAGAACGTGTTATTGCTTCTCGTTTATTGCTGGGCTTTACCGGATCAGACTCTCTAAAATATAAAGAAGAACAACAGCGACCACAGCAATTGCCTGCACAAAAGGATTTTGCAAAAGGGAACTATGGCATAAAGGGAAAGATCGTTGATACTGCAGGAAAACCGGCATCAGGAGTCTTAGTTAGATTACAAATGATATTACCACAAGATACAGCCTATACTGAAGCTGATGTGGTCAATGATTTTATTGCTTATCTGCGCACAGATGCAAATGGCGAATATAACTTTCAACATCTGCCTGACGATAAGGCATATGGGGTACTTCCGTTAAAGCCGGGCTTTCAGTTTGGCAGATCCCAGGGCTTAGAAGATTTAGATAAGAATACTACGCTAAATTTCCGACAGTCGCCACATAGTATTAAGCTGTTTTCGACCAGGGACTTTAAAATCCTTAAGAAAGAAAAATCGCTGATTGTGCGAACACCGGCAGATTACAATAAATGGTACTGGATCATTGCTGTTTCTTTTTTTGCAGGCTTCTTTCTACTGCATCTTTTAATGAGTGTAAAATACCCGCAAGCAGACCAGCTGATCCTACCAATCATTATGTTGATGACGGGTATCTCCTTTCTTACTTTGTTAAGTCTGCAAGATCCTTTACGAGATAGATTTTTGGCCAGAGACAGCCTTATTTTTTATGGCATAGGGGTATTCAGTATCTGCATCATGTTGTCGATACAGATGCGTAAGTTCAATGTAGACTCCCGCTGGTACAGGATGTTACTGGTAAAAAATGCATACAGCAAAGCTAAGGGCTGGCAATGGGCAATAATGGCCTTGTGTCTATTGGCCATGACCATCATATTTGGCACTGGTCCGGAAGGCAGCGGTGTAAAGGTAAACTTGTTTGGTGTACAACCCAGCGAGATCGTAAAATACGGTATTATCTTGTTCCTGGCTGGCTTTTTTGCCTCCAACGAGCGATTTATCACCGAGTACAGTAGCTGGCGCAAACGCTGGATTTTCTTCTCCTTTGCTTTATTTGCCATGGTGGTTGCCATATTAATGTACTTGTTACTGGGAGACCTGGGACCTGCAATGGTGGTTTGCTTTACTTTTATCATTCTGTTTTCTTTCTCGCGCGGCGATTTTATGATGATGGTTACTGCTATCATTATCTATGTATTTAGTGCCTGGTTCCTGAACGTCTGGATCGCTACGCTCGTTACAGCTGTATTGGTATCGCTAATTATGGTGATCAATAAAAAGACCAGCGAATCGGCCATCATGATTGTTATGGTCATGGCTGCTTTTTTACTCATCGATCAGGTGCCCTATCTGGATAAATTAATTCCGGGTCCGGTAAACAGGCTTACAGAGCGTAAATCAATATGGCAAGATCCCTGGAACAACGAGGTTTATGGTGGCGACCAGGTGGCCAATGGCATCTGGGCAATTGCCAGCGGAGGGATTAGCGGTCAGGGTGTTGGTCAGGCTTTTGCGAAAACCATTCCCGAAGCCCATACCGATATGATTTTACCTGCTATTGGCGAAGAGTTTGGCTGGACAGGTATCATTGGCATTTTTATATTGTTCCTGATATTTCTGCATCGCGCCATACTTATTGGCCGGCAAACCGGAATGCCCTTCCTGTTTTATTTATGTGCAGGTGTAGGTATTAGTTTGTTTATACAGTTTTTATTGATTGCCGGAGGCTCAACAGGTGCATTGCCGCTATCTGGTGTTGCCCTCCCCTTTATCAGCTATGGAGGCTCGTCTTTGGTAGCGAATATGTTGGCTGCAGGATTTTTACTATCTGTATCGAAAGTTAAGGGGACAACCGTGCAAATGGCTTACATCACCAAACAACAAGATAAAAATCTCGTGCCGGCATTGCTTGCTGCTACTATAGCTATCATACTACTTACGATGACTGTATCTAACTACATCACCCACAATGAGAAATGGGTAGTACAACCTGCATTGGTAGCCGACAAAAGTGGTGCCCGCATGTTCAGCTATAATCCGCGGATCGCGATATTGATGAACAAACTGGCAGCAGGTGATTTGTATGACAGAAATGGACGTATTCTGGCCACGAGTAAACCTGAGCACATCAGAAAACAGCAGCACGAACTTCATGCAGCAGGGATTAATTATGATTTAGATTCGGCCGAGCATAAGCGCGTTGATCGATATTATCCATTTGAGGAACAACTCTTCTTTTGGGTTGGAGATAACAATACCGGTGTTTTTAATGGCAGCACCAATGGCTACTTTGCAGAATATGAACATGCGGCAGAACTGAGAGGATTTAAGACTCCTACAGTTTCATTTAATACGCATGCCAATAAATATCACGAAGACCGTTTCTTGCCAAAAGGTGTAAAGGAAATGACAGTAAGTAAAAGGGATTATACAGCTCTTGCTCCACTTTTACTATCTGGCATTAACAGCGCTGAAGTTGAAGCATTTAAAAGAAGAAACAGAGATGTAAAACTGACCATAGATGCTGGCTTGCAGACCAGCATTCAAAATACTATGGCGCAGGATACAGCCATAAGAAACAGCAGGGTATCTGTAGTGATTATGGAAGATGCAACTGGTGATGTATTGGCTTCGGCAGTTTACCCACTTCCCCCTATTAAAAACTGGGATTTGCTAAATATGCCTATTACCGAGCAAAATAAGCTAACTGGTTGGTATACTACTGCAGATTTAGGCTTTACTACGGCCACACCACCGGGATCAACGGCTAAAGTGTTGACTACAATGGCGGCCTTTAATAAATTAGGTCCTAATGCCGCAAATAGGGTATTTACGGTAAGTTCTGAAGAGCGCATTAGAACTAAGGGTGTTGAACCTGATGAAACCGGACGCATTAATCTGGAACGTGCATTGGTAAAATCTAACAACGTGTATTTTATTAAAATTGCGAATGAAGAGCACCTCCAAAATGAAATGGCTACGCTATACTTAAAAACAGGTATGTTTTTACGCGGAGTTGGTGGCTATTATTACGATAGAGATACGAATAACCTTAAACAGGAGGACAAATGGAGGGCCTTATGGGAAAAAACAGAATTTAATACCAAGCCTAAATATGATCCTGCACGTATTCGCCGTACAAGAGCAAAAGGAATATCAGGAATGGCATGGGGACAGGGTGAACTGATTGCTACTCCTGCTGCCGTAGCCCGGCTGGTATCTGGTGTAGCCAATAAAGGTAAACTGGTTGCCAATCGTTACGTCTTAAAAATCAGTGATTCGGCCACCTTAGTTAATCCTGCTATAAAAATTGCTAACGATCCACAATATGCAGATCTGATCACCGGTTATATGCTTAAGCAAAGTGAAAATAAAACCTATACGTTAGGCTTAAAGGTGGCTGGAAAAACAGGAACCCCCGAACGGATCTGGAAAGATCAGAAAATCAACGATGGATGGTATACTTTTTTTGCACCAAGGGCAAATGGAAAAGGTCATATCGTAGTATGTATCAGGATAGAATCTACAAGAGGATCTAGTAAAGCTGTAAAACTAGCAGGACAACACGTGATACCTGCCCTCTTGAAATTAGGGTATTTGAGTAAGGAAAAGAATGAATAA